The following proteins are encoded in a genomic region of Alnus glutinosa chromosome 8, dhAlnGlut1.1, whole genome shotgun sequence:
- the LOC133876080 gene encoding uncharacterized protein LOC133876080 has translation MGSFDLLVEVFLPRLSPDNLALLAMVARNIWHRRNSLVFEGKFKHLNDVFFETTKALEEFKRCNNVSRPPDRVAEGITNSWLPPPSGCVKINWDAILNINMGFIGLGCIARDWMGNFLGAKYTFQQTMVEPKMAEAISAIHAIQFAITEGFSNVVFEGDSLQLIQYINLASPLLNSTEHYVDSIKHMQMVFNSSRFAHCKREANGVAHLLAKEVAIQFVDCTWTETPPIICNLLCWERFSP, from the coding sequence ATGGGATCTTTTGATTTGCTGGTTGAGGTTTTCTTGCCCAGGTTGAGTCCTGATAACTTGGCTCTTCTAGCAATGGTGGCACGGAATATATGGCATAGAAGGAACTCTTTGGTTTTTGAGGGCAAGTTCAAGCATCTGAATGATGTTTTCTTTGAGACAACaaaagccttggaggagtttaAACGATGTAACAATGTCTCTAGACCACCTGATCGGGTTGCAGAAGGGATAACTAATTCTTGGTTGCCTCCTCCCTCAGGTTGTGTCAAGATTAACTGGGATGccattttaaatataaatatggggTTCATTGGACTGGGTTGCATAGCTCGGGATTGGATGGGGAATTTCTTAGGAGCTAAGTATACCTTCCAACAAACCATGGTGGAGCCAAAAATGGCAGAGGCCATATCTGCAATCCATGCTATTCAGTTTGCTATCACCGAAGGTTTCTCGAATGTTGTATTTGAAGGGGACTCTTTACAGCTTATTCAATATATCAATTTGGCTTCTCCCCTCCTAAATTCTACTGAGCACTACGTAGACAGTATTAAGCATATGCAAATGGTTTTCAACTCGTCCAGGTTTGCTCACTGTAAAAGGGAGGCTAATGGGGTGGCACATCTTTTGGCAAAGGAGGTTGCTATTCAATTTGTTGATTGTACTTGGACTGAAACTCCTCCTATaatttgtaacttgctttgttggGAACGTTTCTCTCCCTAG
- the LOC133875779 gene encoding VQ motif-containing protein 31-like, with product MENSGSHGTSGCNPLTTFVQTDTNTFREVVQRLTGPSEGNATQEGATMKVVGIKRATPKLHERRQYSRPRLEIVKPPVQFKPAGTSTDLHHSFSPTTSGNSGFLPSPTTPSTIFSKLCILEEEKKGESAIPELNSQEEEKAIKERRFYLHPSPRSRPGYSEPELLTLFPLTSPKTSEKP from the coding sequence ATGGAGAATTCGGGGAGCCATGGCACATCCGGTTGTAACCCCTTAACCACATTTGTACAAACAGATACAAATACTTTCCGAGAGGTCGTGCAGCGGCTAACAGGCCCATCAGAAGGCAATGCAACACAAGAAGGGGCAACAATGAAGGTCGTGGGTATAAAGAGAGCAACACCAAAACTCCATGAGAGAAGGCAATACTCTAGGCCTAGACTTGAGATAGTTAAACCCCCTGTCCAATTTAAACCTGCAGGCACATCAACCGACCTGCACCATAGCTTCTCCCCCACCACATCAGGGAACTCTGGTTTTCTCCCAAGCCCTACGACCCCTTCTACAATTTTCTCAAAGTTGTGCATCCtggaagaggaaaagaaaggagaatCAGCAATACCTGAATTGAATAgtcaagaagaagagaaagccATCAAAGAGAGGAGATTTTATTTGCATCCATCACCTCGATCCAGACCAGGATACAGTGAACCAGAGTTGCTTACCTTGTTCCCTCTAACATCTCCAAAAACAAGCGAGAAACCATGA
- the LOC133876081 gene encoding uncharacterized protein LOC133876081, which translates to FIKNIGNFLHGGATATLVVLVDLVGSAVIYIVGAPATEISVEINVSYLDAAYADEEIEIETRAFCVGKAVGVVSVELRKKKTGKIIAQGHHTKYLVVSTALSMRAHTFWLQKSELRRRSKRSREKTIASKHHPKTVLEVPITKIKQLDF; encoded by the exons TTTATCAAGAACATTGGTAATTTCTTACATGGTGGAGCAACGGCAACACTGGTGGTCCTGGTGGATTTAGTGGGGTCAGCTGTGATATACATTGTTGGAGCTCCAGCAACTGAAATTTCAGTGGAGATAAACGTATCATACTTGGATGCTGCTTATGCTGAT GAAGAAATTGAGATTGAGACTAGGGCGTTTTGTGTTGGGAAGGCTGTTGGAGTTGTCAGTGTTGAGTTGAGGAAGAAAAAGACTGGCAAAATTATTGCCCAGGGGCATCATACCAAGTACCTTGTTGTCTCTA CAGCATTGAGTATGAGAGCCCACACTTTTTGGTTACAAAAATCAGAGTTGAGGAGAAGATCCAAGAGGTCTCGAGAGAAAACCATAGCCTCCAAACACCATCCCAAAACCGTTCTTGAAGTTCCAATCACCAAG aTAAAGCAATTAGATTTTTAG